CGAGCCGGGCGTAGACCAAGAACGTCGCCGCGCCGCCAGCGCCGAAGCAGCGCGCGGTCTCGCGCCGGCCGCGCGGCCGCTCGGTCAGCACCGCCAGCACGCCGCCGCTGAGGAACCAGCTCCACACCACCCACGCGGCGACCGCGCCGATCACCACCCACGTCACCGCCGCGATCACCGCCGGCGCGTTGCGGATGACGAGCAGGAGCGACACCAGATCGCCGTCGACCGCCTGGTCGAAGACCGGGCGGTCGGCGAACGCGCCGCTGAGGATCAGCAGGATCGCGAAGCCGGCGATCCACGCAGCCACGAACTGGACCACGAACATCGCCAGGACCGTGCCGGTGTACTGCGACAGGCTGCGCAGCCCGGCCCGGGCCATGTCGGCGAGGCGCACGCGCCCGAGGCCGGTCACAGGCCCACCACCTGCATCAGGCCCTGGGTCCACGACGTGATCCGCGCGGTCGCGCGCCAGGCCGCGTGGCGGTCGCCGTCCATGCGCAGCTGATCGTCGAGCGTGCGATCGGCCAGCAGCACCTCGCCCTCGGGATCGATCACGACCTCGGCGATCGGCGACGACCGCGCGAAGTCGCGCTCGAACCAGCGGCCGGTGTCGCGGTGCTCCCAGCGGAGCTGCTCGTGGGTGCCGTCGTCGTACCGGAGCTCGATCGTCACCGGCACCGGGATCGTGCCCCGGTTCTCGACCACCAGCCGGCACCGGTAGCCGCCGGTGTCGGGGTCGTGGTCGGCGACGACGGTCCGGCGCTCGGCGCCCTCGCCGAAGACGCCGCGCGGCGGGTGGTTGCGCGCGCAGGACGCGGTCCGCACCGCGAAGTCGACGCCGCCGGGGTGCTGGAACGCCGGCTGCACGAACCAGTCGAGGTCCTCACCCAGCGTCGCCTCGAGGCTGGCGAACAGATCGGCGCCGGTCGGGTGGCGGAACGCCCACGTGATCGCGTACTGCCGCATCGCCGCGACGAACCGCTCCTGGTCGTGGTCGATCACCCGCTCGAGCGTGCGCAGCGCGACCGCGGTCTTGGTGTACGTGGCCGCGGCGTAGCTGTCGAAGTCCGGAAACGCCGCCGCGGTGCTGGCGATCGCGCTGGGCAGCGCGCTCAGATCGCCGCTCGCGGCGCGACGCAGGCGCAGGCCGTCGGCCTTCCAGCCGCCCCAGTCGATCAGGCTCTGCTTCTCGCCGTAGAGCCGGGCCATGACGATGCCGTCGGCCCACTCGTTGACGCCCTCGTCGAGCCAGGCCTCGCGGCTCTCGTTGGAGGCGAGGATCCCCTGGAACCAGTTGTGGCCGATCTCGTGGATCGTCACGAACTCGGGCAGGCGGATGCCCGGGCGCATGAGCACGTTGTCGGCGCCGGAGGTGACCAGCGTCGGGTACTCCATGCCCCCGGCGGCCATGGCCTCGGGCGGCGGATCGATCACGGTCATCACCGACCACGGGTACGGCACGAACAGCTTCGAGAACGTCTCGATCGCGCCGACCCCGGCCGCCAGGTGCCGCCGGGCGAAGTCGCGCTGGCGCGGGCGGTAGACCACGCGGACCTCGACCGGCCCGCCCTCGACCTGCGCGGTCGCGGACATCACGCGCATGTACGGGTCGATCATCCACGCGAAGTCGTGGACGTCCTCGGCGTGGTAGCGGAGCGTACGGGTGTGATCCTCGTGGTCCTCGACCGCCGCCAGCACGCCGGTGGCGGCGACGACGTGGGTGTCGGGCACGGTCAGCGCGACGTCGTACACGCCGAAGTCGGCGAAGAACTCGCTGTGCGCGTG
The sequence above is a segment of the Myxococcales bacterium genome. Coding sequences within it:
- a CDS encoding M1 family metallopeptidase; the encoded protein is MARALLLLVCVLAACGDGLGPPRPRPAPTPDAVPALRVPGARSPRNASYTIDARYDAAAHRIQATQTLTWRNVGGSDVTTLPFHLYLNGFKNETSLFMISSHGEHRGNEPRADGWGWIDVTSIQIAGVEQRARATFEGPDETVLVVPAAVPAGGTIEIAMTFTAQLPRVMARTGYEGAFAMVGQWFPKIGVRVGATGFEAWDCPPFHAHSEFFADFGVYDVALTVPDTHVVAATGVLAAVEDHEDHTRTLRYHAEDVHDFAWMIDPYMRVMSATAQVEGGPVEVRVVYRPRQRDFARRHLAAGVGAIETFSKLFVPYPWSVMTVIDPPPEAMAAGGMEYPTLVTSGADNVLMRPGIRLPEFVTIHEIGHNWFQGILASNESREAWLDEGVNEWADGIVMARLYGEKQSLIDWGGWKADGLRLRRAASGDLSALPSAIASTAAAFPDFDSYAAATYTKTAVALRTLERVIDHDQERFVAAMRQYAITWAFRHPTGADLFASLEATLGEDLDWFVQPAFQHPGGVDFAVRTASCARNHPPRGVFGEGAERRTVVADHDPDTGGYRCRLVVENRGTIPVPVTIELRYDDGTHEQLRWEHRDTGRWFERDFARSSPIAEVVIDPEGEVLLADRTLDDQLRMDGDRHAAWRATARITSWTQGLMQVVGL